The following coding sequences lie in one Fusarium poae strain DAOMC 252244 chromosome 1, whole genome shotgun sequence genomic window:
- a CDS encoding hypothetical protein (TransMembrane:4 (i119-140o152-173i217-243o636-663i)): MRRATPKYFSGSSQEYQSIGLTRFEDQPNIVPSPGSTTIGREGSYLSPRSEFDSPQLDPLSPNLHDPFTPGGRDHSQVDLLAADRTHNSSTGLGVYHQLSPPTQPPKGPWWERIVKNKWSMVACLVLGAVAAVGHHILYSHLHNRIATNQQWWLRLGQFLAFIAKASFVVAVLTAHQQVAWSAVSQNSYTVHAIDSLFGAAHNAFELFNREAWKKSAFAMVLAIYIWMSPAVVIFTSATLSVVTDTRAEHGNCASVRTLNFSNDAKKSWDDDKRAANETMRGISLSMFNQVIADRDSPYHFDYWLKAAPPLDSIASRVLSGGQPIQRDEVADEICGEDWDCSTTIHFLGPGYKCEPLAKGTNSTMKSFKDYNTPFNLTEMVPVGNASFYSVADLGEYKVNQIEVDENNKPVVKPPFPKNLGALRTEPVLWVGYVEVDKIDEAHAKNRSMKGWNTDYTPIITACEHWETNYTVNLNYTGGRQSYKVTNRDYKQKVINTTYIDESSVDDGTLDPIFAEPVENYVFPKDWRYYRKIAAYHSLGKKIRDLLQGSIQLPGPIAHSSITTSKLVARPESLPVPNFEDALQKLYEDMLISLLSDPLLLAVAWASHPNELSGRGPGGPDTEYPCVRMRTGSYFYYNWGVLVLVYAASFLVGVMGVTYGLVVMSQDGVKELRQMTFSSIAKTTQKMDLDQNENRKSTIRAVEERPGSGIFEFRVEDYDQWGGSKVPRVREI, translated from the coding sequence ATGAGGCGAGCGACACCAAAGTACTTTTCTGGGTCCTCCCAGGAATACCAAAGCATCGGCCTCACTCGCTTCGAAGACCAACCAAACATTGTTCCATCGCCTGGGAGCACCACGATCGGCAGAGAGGGTTCATATCTTTCACCCCGGTCTGAGTTTGATTCGCCTCAGCTGGATCCCCTGAGCCCCAATCTACATGACCCCTTTACGCCAGGAGGTAGGGATCACAGTCAGGTTGATCTGCTGGCCGCTGACAGGACACACAATTCGTCGACTGGACTCGGTGTCTACCACCAACTCAGCCCACCAACGCAGCCTCCGAAAGGACCATGGTGGGAAAGAATTGTCAAGAATAAGTGGTCCATGGTAGCATGTCTCGTTCTCGGGGCTGTAGCTGCCGTGGGTCATCATATTCTATACTCCCACCTCCACAATCGCATAGCTACAAACCAGCAATGGTGGCTCCGACTGGGTCAATTTTTGGCCTTTATTGCAAAAGCTAGCTTCGTTGTTGCCGTGTTGACAGCTCATCAGCAAGTTGCCTGGAGTGCTGTGAGCCAGAATAGCTATACCGTCCATGCTATCGACTCTCTTTTTGGCGCAGCCCACAACGCTTTCGAGCTCTTTAATAGAGAGGCTTGGAAGAAGTCGGCTTTCGCTATGGTTCTTGCCATATATATCTGGATGTCCCCTGCTGTAGTCATCTTTACATCGGCAACACTCAGCGTAGTCACTGATACGAGAGCCGAACATGGAAATTGCGCCTCTGTCCGAACCCTCAACTTCAGTAATGACGCTAAGAAAAGCTGGGATGACGATAAAAGAGCTGCGAATGAGACCATGCGTGGAATCTCCCTGTCAATGTTCAATCAGGTCATAGCAGACAGGGACTCCCCATATCACTTCGATTACTGGCTCAAGGCCGCGCCACCACTTGATTCCATCGCGTCGAGGGTTTTATCCGGAGGACAACCGATCCAGAGAGACGAAGTGGCTGATGAGATCTGTGGAGAAGACTGGGACTGCTCTACCACTATTCATTTTCTTGGGCCCGGATACAAGTGCGAACCACTCGCCAAAGGCACGAATTCAACAATGAAAAGCTTTAAAGACTACAATACACCTTTTAACCTTACCGAGATGGTGCCCGTCGGAAATGCTAGCTTTTACAGCGTTGCGGATTTGGGAGAATACAAAGTGAATCAGATCGAAGTGGACGAGAACAATAAACCAGTGGTGAAGCCTCCATTTCCTAAAAACTTGGGTGCTTTGAGGACAGAACCAGTACTCTGGGTGGGCTACGTCGAGGTGGATAAGATAGACGAAGCGCATGCAAAGAATCGAAGCATGAAGGGCTGGAACACAGACTACACGCCAATCATCACGGCTTGTGAGCATTGGGAAACCAACTATACCGTCAACCTCAATTATACAGGTGGTCGCCAATCATACAAAGTCACCAATCGAGATTACAAACAAAAGGTTATCAACACAACATACATCGACGAGTCGTCTGTCGATGATGGAACACTCGACCCGATATTTGCCGAGCCCGTGGAGAATTATGTCTTCCCAAAGGACTGGAGATACTATCGAAAAATAGCAGCGTACCACTCTCTGGGAAAGAAGATTCGCGATCTTCTTCAAGGATCGATCCAGCTACCAGGTCCAATTGCACACTCATCCATCACAACTTCGAAGCTGGTCGCCCGTCCCGAGTCTTTGCCTGTTCCTAATTTTGAGGACGCCTTGCAAAAACTTTACGAGGACATGCTCATATCTCTTCTCTCAGACCCGTTGCTTCTTGCCGTTGCATGGGCTTCGCATCCGAATGAGCTCTCGGGTCGGGGACCAGGTGGGCCTGACACAGAGTACCCATGTGTTCGTATGCGTACAGGTAGTTACTTTTACTACAACTGGGGTGTTTTGGTACTGGTATACGCAGCGTCGTTTCTTGTTGGGGTTATGGGTGTGACATATGGCCTGGTAGTCATGTCGCAGGACGGGGTGAAAGAGCTTCGTCAGATGACGTTCTCGTCAATTGCCAAGACAACGCAGAAGATGGATCTGGACCAAAATGAGAATAGGAAGAGCACAATCCGGGCGGTCGAGGAGCGTCCTGGTAGTGGTATATTTGAGTTTAGGGTGGAGGATTATGATCAGTGGGGTGGTAGTAAAGTACCGCGGGTTAGAGAGATCTAA
- a CDS encoding hypothetical protein (TransMembrane:12 (i28-46o73-91i103-122o128-150i162-180o231-249i329-351o371-388i395-418o430-455i467-486o498-516i)), which produces MADETVAGVPQQSPAPHKGVWHLLVENPYIFGLSLFASLGGFLFGYDQGVVSGVLTMESFATQFPRIYLDSSFKGWFVPTLLLCAWFGSLVNGPIADFLGRKGSMLVAVVIFTIGSAFQAGAHDIPTLFAGRAVAGFAVGMLTMIVPMYVSEVSTAGIRGTLVVLQQLSITLGILVSYWLEYGTQYIGGHRCAPDIPYSGGTVDKPTFDPRYDVGPSGCTGQSEAAWRVPFAIQIFPAIVLGFGMLLFPESPRFYLMRRKEDKALKALAQLRRVHPDTHSLREEYLAIKAEVLFDEAVNRDKFPGKKGVSLFIAQHGALVSNWASFRRLAIGCCIMFFQQFMGCNTIIYYAPTMFAQLGLSGGTSGLLATGVYGIVNTLSTLPALFLIDKIGRRPLLMCGAAGTFISLVIVGGIIGGYGTSPPSHKSAGWAGIAFIYIYDINFSFSFAPIGWVLPAEIFNLGIRSKAMAITTSTTWMCNFIIGLVTPDMLSTIGWGTYIFFAAFCLLAFFFTYFFVPETRGKSLEEMDALFGDTAAYEEKARLMEIASEIGLTEAPPDGKIDLTREKSAA; this is translated from the exons ATGGCAGATGAAACCGTTGCCGGTGTGCCGCAACAGAGTCCAGCGCCTCACAAAGGCGTTTGGCACCTCCTCGTCGAAAACCCATATATCTTCGGTCTGTCTCTG TTTGCCAGTTTGGGTGGCTTTTTGTTTGGTTATGACCAAG GCGTCGTATCAGGCGTTTTGACCATGGAGTCATTCGCTACTCAATTCCCGAGAATCTATCTTGACAGTAGTTTCAAGGGTTGGTTCGTGCCAACACTCCTGCTCTGTGCGTggtttggctctctggtcaACGGACCTATCGCCGACTTCCTGGGCCGCAAGGGCTCTATGCTGGTGGCTGTTGTGATTTTTACAATTGGTTCTGCGTTCCAGGCAGGCGCTCACGATATTCCAACGCTCTTTGCTG GTCGTGCTGTGGCTGGTTTTGCTGTAGGAATGTTGACAATGATTGTCCCTATGTATGTGTCTGAGGTGTCTACGGCTGGCATTCGCGGTACCTTGGTTGTTTTACAGCAACTGAGCATCACTTTGGGAATTTTGGTGAGCTACTGGCTTGAATATGGGACCCAGTATATCGGCGGCCATCGATGTGCGCCTGACATTCCCTATTCTGGTGGCACCGTGGATAAACCTACCTTTGATCCTAGGTATGATGTTGGCCCGAGTGGATGCACTGGCCAGTCTGAAGCTGCGTGGAGAGTCCCGTTTGCTATTCAGATCTTTCCTGCGATCGTGCTTGGGTTCGGTATGTTATTGTTTCCCGAGTCACCTCGCTTCTACCTGATGCGACGCAAAGAGGACAAGGCTTTGAAGGCCCTTGCTCAACTTCGTCGTGTCCATCCTGACACACATTCACTTCGAGAAGAGTATCTGGCTATCAAGGCTGAGGTCCTCTTCGACGAGGCTGTAAACAGAGACAAGTTCCCTGGCAAGAAGGGCGTCTCTCTGTTTATCGCCCAGCATGGTGCCCTTGTATCCAATTGGGCCTCCTTTAGACGACTAGCTATCGGCTGCTGTATCATGTTCTTCCAACAATTCATGGGCtgcaacaccatcatctACTATGCGCCTACCATGTTTGCCCAACTAGGTCTATCGGGGGGCACTTCAGGTCTTCTGGCAACTGGTGTGTATGGAATCGTCAACACGCTTTCCACGCTTCCTGCTCTCTTCCTAATTGACAAAATTGGTCGCCGACCTCTACTCATGTGTGGTGCCGCTGGTACCTTTATCTCACTTGTTATCGTTGGTGGTATCATTGGAGGATATGGCACATCGCCACCCTCACACAAATCGGCTGGCTGGGCAGGTATCGCCTTCATCTATATCTACGACATCAACTTCTCTTTCTCCTTCGCGCCCATTGGCTGGGTATTGCCGGCTGAGATATTTAATCTGGGTATTCGTTCCAAGGCTATGGCTATCACCACTAGCACAACGTGGATGTGCAACTTCATCATCGGCCTGGTGACGCCAGACATGCTGAGTACCATCGGTTGGGGGACGTATATCTTCTTTGCGGCTTTCTGCCTCCTCGCCTTTTTCTTTACATATTTCTTTGTCCCAGAAACTCGTGGCAAGAGTCTCGAAGAGATGGATGCTTTATTTGGTGATACGGCCGCTTACGAAGAGAAGGCGAGGCTGATGGAGATTGCATCTGAGATTGGTCTTACCGAGGCACCTCCTGATGGTAAGATTGATCTTACCAGAGAGAAGTCGGCCGCATAA
- a CDS encoding hypothetical protein (SECRETED:SignalP(1-24)), which translates to MKVSRRLHIYVFGVLLHHCTQSWALSGEAKAMVEDSMEWMDKFYDPKISQLYDLNSNAAMNHETLASTWYAVGLLARNGDDDVSRAEDVIKYIINDQFENPSDLWYGDYTREPEEPTVGTSSYPARMYGSWDPNWRGFVGLSFITIYEEFGDLLSDDLKGLILESLHNCSIGDSYREGGVNGDNLYPSYSNPAIMRAIGTSWTGRKIGDANMTQAGENYAKKIIDLFDLHNTLSEFNSATYTGISLFGLTLWCKYGHEDSILSQRGPDLLRGVWNYTSQLWNPSMRNLAGPWDRSYSFDMTKSLGILSHFLAPIIGRKEAGVWQYPEVMSHARDWAWAPLIAVHSDFHNSLLSDELKDSLKTFDGERTYNGQAYYPPYDLDTRNITTWLTESLMIGAQSYRTRSANGPSNNKAQFHPAVAHWAYGDDNIGWLSLRPTEAYAIMQVSPRTLKVTYPKGTTSSVFTFAVSPSLSKRDVKSWDDIEGISISVSGNVKSVPEITFAGRYGGSGSPIYDHNHWTLVHKMPDVFEGAPEIIIEFESDTVLKSYPGLVKQTRWESV; encoded by the exons ATGAAGGTCTCTAGAAGGCTACACATATACGTCTTTGGagttcttctccatcatTGTACGCAGTCATGGGCTTTGTCCGGAGAGGCGAAAGCGATGGTGGAAGACTCCATGGAGTGGATGGATAAATTCTACGACCCGAAGATCTCGCAGCTGTACGACCTCAACTCTAATGCCGCAATGAACCACGAGACATTAGCCTCTACTTGGTATGCGGTCGGACTTCTTGCACGTAACGGCGACGATGATGTCTCGAGGGCTGAAGATGTTATTAAATACATTATTAATGACCAATTCGAGAACCCATCAGACTTATGGTATGGCGACTATACGAGAGAGCCGGAGGAGCCAACTGTTGGAACATCGTCGTACCCCGCTCGTATGTACGGCTCATGGGACCCCAACTGGCGAGGCTTCGTCGGTCTCAGCTTCATCACGATATACGAAGAATTCGGAGACTTGTTGTCTGACGACTTGAAGGGGCTTATACTTGAAAGTCTACATAACTGCAGCATCGGCGACTCATACCGCGAGGGTGGTGTCAATGGAGATAATCTCTACCCATCTTACAGCAACCCCGCAATTATGCGCGCCATTGGGACGAGCTGGACTGGTCGTAAAATAGGCGACGCCAACATGACACAAGCTGGAGAGAATTATGCAAAGAAAATCATCGACCTCTTTGACTTGCATAATACACTCTCCGAGTTCAACTCAGCTACCTACACTGGAATTTCACTCTTTGGCCTTACACTATGGTGTAAGTATGGTCACGAGGATAGCATTCTCTCCCAGAGAGGTCCAGATCTGCTGCGCGGTGTCTGGAATTATACATCGCAACTCTGGAATCCTAGTATGCGAAATCTCGCTGGTCCATGGGATCGCTCTTATTCATTTGACATGACCAAGTCTCTCGGCATCCTATCTCACTTTCTGGCACCCATTATTGGCAGGAAGGAGGCAGGCGTATGGCAGTACCCGGAAGTCATGAGCCATGCTCGTGATTGGGCTTGGGCACCACTTATCGCTGTCCACTCAGACTTCCACAACTCATTGCTTTCAGATGAACTTAAAGATTCATTGAAGACATTTGATGGAGAGAGAACATACAATGGACAGGCCTACTATCCACCCTACGATCTTGATACTCGCAACATCACGACATGGCTCACCGAATCGCTGATGATTGGAGCTCAATCATATCGAACAAGAAGCGCAAACGGGCCCTCGAATAACAAGGCTCAGTTTCATCCCGCTGTTGCACATTGGGCTTATGGGGACGATAACATCGGATGGCTAAGC CTCCGTCCTACTGAGGCTTATGCCATAATGCAAGTCTCGCCAAGGACGCTCAAGGTGACTTACCCGAAGGGGACTACCAGTTCTGTATTCACTTTTGCGGTCTCTCCGTCACTTTCGAAGAGGGATGTCAAGTCGTGGGATGACATTGAGGGAATCTCCATTTCTGTCTCCGGTAACGTGAAATCTGTACCAGAGATCACATTTGCTGGCAGATATGGTGGTTCAGGAAGTCCTATATATGACCACAATCATTGGACTTTGGTGCATAAGAT
- a CDS encoding hypothetical protein (TransMembrane:7 (o54-75i136-159o179-200i221-240o260-282i294-310o316-333i)): MDSHRSLLGARHIQNMSEATELEPHWGYADRALPCVKDAKTCQYLDLVYSGHDFSMLFVGIFWAMAVGVLLIWAFSRKIWSSPRADEFLIVDNETAVSSTNNRNTRVKRTVASCFRSYLLPDSIRLIFGRTTRLQVTLLAVLTTYMIIVSFAGLSYKIWVVAVPDMEGVYTTRTTLGPWSNRIGVLAYALTPLTVMLASRESILSLLTGVPYQSFNFLHRWLGYIILAQALLHTIGWIVIETKLYAPQPAAAMQLITETYMIWGIVATLLILLLFVLSLPFVIRRTGYEFFRKAHYVLAMVYIGACYAHWDKLSCFLYSSLIIWFIDRALRLIRSGLIHYQYMDDGSIGFKSIHAAMEYFPDSDNGDVLRLEFMHSQDPWNIGQHFYLCFTECSIWQSHPFTPLSLPVLKDGVVKHSYILRAKQGETKKLAELARKRTTEGTIPTTPVILSGSYGESIAEDLTPETNILCVAGGTGITYVLPVLLNLISQLPSSQRKVQLIWAIRKESDKQWVRDELESIYQASEAHAIEVSVYVTREAVSPTIIHDNAQDDKAVDIGTSFSVPSDSDDVRIGVRRNSQNSQNSHPDLKEMVPSFVKETIRGPTTVFASGPGSMISDLRSAVAACNSGAQVWKGNDRFDVTLICDNRLE; this comes from the coding sequence ATGGATTCCCACCGGAGTCTTCTCGGCGCTCGCCACATCCAGAACATGAGTGAAGCTACCGAACTGGAACCCCATTGGGGTTACGCAGACCGTGCTCTTCCTTGTGTCAAAGACGCCAAAACGTGCCAGTACCTGGATCTCGTCTATTCTGGCCATGACTTTAGTATGCTCTTCGTCGGCATTTTCTGGGCCATGGCCGTTGGTGTTCTATTGATCTGGGCTTTTAGTCGCAAGATTTGGTCGTCCCCGAGAGCAGACGAGTTTCTTATCGTGGATAATGAGACCGCGGTTTCCTCAACAAACAATCGAAACACACGCGTAAAAAGGACAGTCGCATCTTGTTTCCGCTCCTACCTTTTGCCAGATTCGATACGCCTCATCTTCGGTCGCACGACACGTTTACAGGTCACTCTGCTAGCAGTCCTAACAACATATATGATCATAGTTAGCTTCGCTGGCCTTAGCTACAAGATCTGGGTCGTCGCTGTGCCGGACATGGAAGGCGTTTACACCACCAGAACAACCCTCGGGCCTTGGTCGAATCGAATCGGTGTCCTCGCATACGCACTTACACCGCTAACAGTCATGTTGGCCAGCCGTGAATCGATCCTGAGTCTATTAACTGGCGTTCCATACCAGAGTTTCAACTTCCTACATCGTTGGCTCGGGTACATCATTCTCGCCCAAGCCTTACTCCACACCATCGGATGGATTGTCATTGAAACGAAGCTCTACGCCCCACAACCTGCCGCTGCTATGCAATTGATCACGGAAACTTATATGATCTGGGGAATCGTCGCTACGCTGTTGATATTGCTTCTTTTCGTACTCAGTCTGCCATTTGTTATTCGTCGAACCGGTTACGAATTCTTCCGAAAGGCTCATTATGTACTGGCCATGGTATATATCGGTGCTTGTTATGCCCATTGGGACAAGCTCTCCTGTTTCCTTTACTCATCTCTTATCATCTGGTTCATCGACCGCGCTCTACGACTAATCAGGAGCGGCCTGATTCACTACCAATATATGGATGACGGTTCCATCGGCTTCAAAAGTATTCATGCCGCCATGGAATATTTCCCAGATTCCGATAACGGCGATGTCCTGAGGCTGGAGTTCATGCACTCCCAGGATCCGTGGAACATTGGACAACACTTTTATCTCTGTTTTACTGAGTGCAGTATTTGGCAATCACATCCTTTCACTCCCTTGAGTTTGCCCGTACTGAAAGACGGGGTTGTTAAACATTCCTACATCCTACGCGCAAAGCAGGGCGAGACGAAGAAGCTTGCGGAATTGGCGCGGAAAAGAACAACTGAGGGAACAATTCCTACGACTCCCGTCATCCTTTCCGGATCATACGGGGAGTCCATCGCAGAGGACTTGACACCAGAGACAAATATCCTGTGCGTTGCTGGTGGTACCGGCATCACTTACGTCTTGCCAGTTCTGCTGAACCTGATCTCGCAATTGCCGTCGTCTCAGCGCAAGGTTCAATTGATTTGGGCTATCAGGAAGGAGTCAGATAAGCAGTGGGTTCGAGATGAGCTAGAATCGATTTACCAAGCCAGCGAGGCACATGCTATTGAAGTGAGTGTCTACGTCACTCGCGAGGCAGTCTCTCCAACGATCATACACGACAATGCTCAAGACGACAAAGCAGTTGATATTGGTACATCGTTTTCAGTCCCATCCGACTCGGACGACGTGAGAATTGGCGTTAGGCGAAACTCTCAAAACTCTCAAAACTCTCATCCAGACTTGAAGGAAATGGTTCCCAGTTTCGTGAAGGAGACTATCAGAGGTCCAACCACAGTGTTTGCAAGTGGACCTGGCAGTATGATTAGCGACTTGCGATCTGCCGTCGCTGCTTGTAACTCTGGTGCTCAAGTATGGAAAGGCAATGACCGTTTCGATGTGACTTTAATATGCGATAATAGATTAGAATAG
- a CDS encoding hypothetical protein (CAZy:GH20), producing MNSTLYPHRGFMLDTGRKFFPVKAILSLLAVLQQYNFNVFHWHIYDAESFPMLWPADGGLTNASIKYSGSPYYYTPEDIHKVVTQAQSLGILVYPETDMPGHSDIWGKWKKNLVVGKVDLKNPDAQLDIRPQKQQTYDYITNLVSTTDKYFGSPLHHFGGDEVAYMWNTKDDNKLFNNFLNWLKTLTPNKSVILWDDPLTDEEKRIKLSKDWIIQTWHNGVTQGILKKGHRVVISESETFYIGNADREKISSFKFPNNPNVLGFEVIWFTSEDDDPYDFRKSWVMEPIKAASKIRRPKKN from the exons ATGAATAGTACTCTCTACCCTCATCGGGGCTTTATGCTCGACACTGGTCGAAAGTTCTTCCCCGTCAAAGCCATCCTCAGTCTGTTAGCCGTTCTACAGCAGTACAACTTCAATGTCTTCCACTGGCACATCTACGATGCAGAAAGCTTCCCTATGCTCTGGCCCGCCGACGGGGGATTGACAAATGCAAGTATAAAATACAGTGGCTCGCCGTATTACTACACCCCAGAGGACATTCACAAGGTTGTTACACAAGCACAGAGCTTGGGTATTCTTGTCTATCCTGAGACAGACATGCCCGGCCACAGCGACATATG GGGAAAATGGAAGAAGAATCTTGTCGTTGGCAAAGTAGATCTCAAGAATCCAGATGCTCAACTGGACATCAGACCACAAAAACAACAAACCTACGATTACATAACTAATCTCGTTTCCACCACTGACAAATACTTCGGGTCTCCCCTTCATCACTTTGGCGGCGACGAAGTCGCATACATGTGGAACACTAAAGACGACAACAAATTGTTCAACAACTTCCTTAACTGGCTCAAAACTCTGACCCCGAATAAATCAGTCATCCTTTGGGACGACCCTCTCACCGACGAGGAAAAGCGTATCAAACTCTCCAAGGACTGGATCATCCAAACCTGGCACAACGGCGTTACTCAAGGTATACTGAAGAAGGGACATCGAGTTGTTATTTCAGAGTCGGAAACCTTTTACATCGGTAACGCAGATCGCGAAAAGATCTCCTCCTTCAAGTTCCCGAATAACCCTAATGTATTGGGGTTTGAAGTTATCTGGTTCACgtctgaggatgatgatccATACGACTTTCGCAAGAGCTGGGTCATGGAGCCGATCAAGGCTGCATCAAAGATTCGTCGACCCAAGAAGAATTGA
- a CDS encoding hypothetical protein (SECRETED:SignalP(1-20)) codes for MRSFAFLLAIGLFGVDSALAGPCKPRASTMDAATSTSIDSTMQSITTTAGETTTVASSETLTETVATTVALDTTTAITITASETETTTTASEAVTTTAEVTTTAPLATPTFTIVGGGGSVSGSPIKGTGQDGSVMLFNPEGGNARTRTFTLDPKTGRLRDKDTGISICAYYGLANSPSDPAYFSFCQNGNIGPNLAYEYLTCDIVDGKLACTSPRGSCPMDDDGNFLGCFTDPAGGMNNQFYYQYKAGAGYYLFISSGNPSGYTPVDIIAQNA; via the exons ATGCGCTCTTTTGCGTTCCTGTTGGCCATTGGCCTGTTTGGTGTTGATTCTGCGCTTGCTGGTCCCTGCAAGCCTCGTGCTTCCA CTATGGATGCAGCGACCTCTACTTCGATTGATTCGACGATGCAATCTATCACAACCACTGCAGGAGAGACCACTACCGTGGCATCGTCCGAAACACTGACCGAGACTGTCGCAACCACAGTCGCTTTGGATACCACCACCGCAATCACCATAACAGCATCTGAGACCGAAACAACCACCACCGCATCCGAGGCTGTAACAACAACCGCAGAAGTGACCACTACTGCTCCCTTAGCAACCCCTACCTTTACCATAGTTGGTGGCGGCGGCTCAGTGAGCGGCTCTCCCATCAAAGGCACTGGCCAAGATGGGAGTGTCATGTTATTCAACCCTGAAGGAGGGAACGCCCGTACCCGAACGTTCACTCTTGACCCTAAAACTGGCCGATTGCGAGACAAGGATACTGGGATTTCCATTTGCGCTTACTATGGCCTTGCCAACTCACCCTCAGACCCAGCTTACTTTTCATTTtgccaaaatggcaacaTTGGCCCTAACTTGGCCTACGAATATCTCACCTGCGACATAGTCGACGGCAAGCTTGCTTGTACATCCCCACGGGGTTCTTGCCCAATGGATGACGATGGGAACTTTTTAGGTTGTTTCACTGATCCCGCCGGTGGTATGAACAATCAATTTTACTACCAGTATAAGGCTGGAGCTGGGTACTATCTGTTTATTTCCAGTGGTAATCCAAGCGGCTATACGCCTGTCGATATCATTGCCCAGAATGCCTGA